The genomic segment GAAAGGCGCTGTACGGGAAACGGCAACTGGCCGGCCGCGACGTGCGTTCTTCTGAGGCGTTCCCGCCTTCCCGGTCCGGGAAGTGCTCGACCGCGCAGGACTTTTGTCCGCAAGCTCCGGCAGACCAGAGATGGTACCGGCCTCAACAGCGGAGAGCAATTCGGTTAACTCGGTCAGGTCTTGTGAAGAGCTGGTCCGGTCCTCATTTTTCGGCTCTGGTTCGGCTCGTCCGGACGGTTCGGCTTGGCACTCATCGGGGGACGGTTGCGTGCGATTTTCGGGAATTTGATCTTCATCCTGAACCGGCTGCGACTGCAGGTTGACACCGAGACACAGGCGCAGAGCTCTAAGCGCATCAGCTTCGGCGACGCTGCCTCGGCTTTCCATAGCCGCCAGCATGCGAGCGACCAAAGTGAGGTAGCGCAATCGACGCAGAGAAGAGCAGCCGGCCGCACAGGCAACCTGTGCCAGCAGTTCTGTGATTGCCGTTGAGATTTCAATGTCTTGCCATGTCAGCGACGCATCTTCCCGCGCTCTTGGGCTTGTTGCGGACACGTCGCTCCATGAGACGGCACTCAGGTCTGCGATCAGGCCGAGGCGGTCCGATAGCGCATGTGGCAGGTGCTCTTCGGGCGAGGCTGATTCATCAATTGCAATCACCTGAAAGCGTGTTTTGACCTGCACGGCGCTCCGATCTTTCGACTGCAAGGGCGAGGAGCTTACTTTCGTATCGATTGCCTCGCCAATGACGGCTGCAGTTGCAGCGTTCAGCCTTTCGGCCATGGGCAGGAGCAAAACGCCCTGGTCTGCGCGTGCCAGCAGGCCCGGCATTGTGACAACCCGCCCAGTCTTGGCAGTTGCCGGAATGTCGATGCTGCCCTGGAGAGCGGAATGACCGACGGAATTAGGAACCTTGATCCAGTTCGTTCTGGAGCCGAAAATGTCCCTCAAATGTGCAAGGTAGGCGTCACGGACACCGCCGGCACGCGCTTTCAGCCATAGGCCACCCAGTTGACGACCGCCGGTTTTAAGAAGTCTCGCCGCAAGAAGAGCGTCGTCCCAGGCACCGGACCGATCGCCGTCCGGAACTGGTACTAAGCCGTGTCCTGCGCCGGGTTCAACCATGGCCGGCGCCTGCACTGACCGCGGCAATCGCGCGCTCCACACGTGGTGCACTGCCGGCATCGTCAAGGGGGTCGCGGCGCAGGCGGTGGCAAAGCACGAGCGGAGAAATCTCCGAGACGTCGCTCCAGGTGACTTCCAGCCGTCCGCCAAGTGCGGCAGAGGCTCTGCAGGCGCGCATCAGGGTCAATTCACCCCGCATTCCGTCTATGCCAAGCCCCATACACAATTGAGACATGCGGGAGAGGACATCGTCGGGAATGTCTACGTCGCGCAGGATCTTGCGTGCCTTGACAACGCGGCTCCGGATGGCGGCATCCTTGCGCGCCCAGCTCTGGCAAAACCCATCCGCGTCCGCCTCGTACGCGTCCCTGCGCCGGATCACCTCGATCCGCTGTTTCAGGTCATCGATTGTGCGCACATCCACGGCGAGGCCGAACCTGTCGAGCAATTGAGGGCGCAGGTCTCCCTCTTCCGGGTTGCCGCTG from the Roseibium sp. HPY-6 genome contains:
- a CDS encoding VWA domain-containing protein gives rise to the protein MVEPGAGHGLVPVPDGDRSGAWDDALLAARLLKTGGRQLGGLWLKARAGGVRDAYLAHLRDIFGSRTNWIKVPNSVGHSALQGSIDIPATAKTGRVVTMPGLLARADQGVLLLPMAERLNAATAAVIGEAIDTKVSSSPLQSKDRSAVQVKTRFQVIAIDESASPEEHLPHALSDRLGLIADLSAVSWSDVSATSPRAREDASLTWQDIEISTAITELLAQVACAAGCSSLRRLRYLTLVARMLAAMESRGSVAEADALRALRLCLGVNLQSQPVQDEDQIPENRTQPSPDECQAEPSGRAEPEPKNEDRTSSSQDLTELTELLSAVEAGTISGLPELADKSPARSSTSRTGKAGTPQKNARRGRPVAVSRTAPFPDARPSIIATLRAAAPWQMIRSQNRAMLLARLSDRDKRHVKQPRALITRDDYRFQRLRHETPSTAIFMVDASGSTALERLGETKGAIEQLLSRCYVRRDEVAMIAFRGRGAETVLPPTRSLVMAKRKLAGLPGGGATPLVSGLEKGLELALSVRRQGSTPVMVLLTDGRGNIARNGEPDRNRAKEELGLVAGQYRSLEMRSICIDIARRPRESVASLAQTMGADLHFLRHADAGSMSDVVNASLVEARA